One Bacteroidales bacterium genomic window, ACCAAAATTCATAAACAACATGTTCAGATTGCCTGACGGAGGTCCAGTTTATCACGAGACCGATTTAGATCATTTGTTTGTAGAACCGTGGAATGCCATTTCTTCACTCACCTTCCTGATCCCTGTTTTTTACCTCTTGTATCACCTTAGAGGGCAATACCGGCAATATGCTTTCCTGATCTTCTGGGCTGCACCGCTAATGGCCATCGGAGGAATAGGCAGCACATTGTACCATGCCTTCAGGGCACATCGTTTTTTCCTCTTCCTGGACTTTGTCCCCATCGCCATCATGACACTCTCGATCAGCATTTACCTCTGGAACAAGGTGTTGCCACATTGGATGTATGTGATTGGGGTGATTACCGTTTCGTTGATATTCCGGTTTGCTGCATTTCGCCTTGTTGAAGGACATGCAGCCATCAATCTTTCCTACTTTATCACAGGGTTGATGATCTTTCTCCCGGCCATGATATTTTTGATCAGTACACGGTTTAAGTATGTCAAATACCTTCTTTACAGCGCTCTTTTCCTCCTGTTAGCACTCTTTTTCCGGCATGCTGATGACTGGGAAAATCAAATTTTTAAAGCAGGAACCCATTGGCTGTGGCACATTTTTACTTCTATTGGAGCCTTAACACTGGCAGTTTACCTGATTAAAGTCAAAGATATCCGTTTGACTGGTTATAAGTTGGAGTAAGGGAGGTTTTGATTACTTCTGCAACCCTTCAATTGCTATATCCCTCCTCCATTGCTGAACGACTGATCCAACGGTTTTTGCTGTGTGATCCTTGAATATGGAGGTAAATCTTTTGTAACCCAGATGTTGCCTCCTATCACCGAGCCTTTACCAATAGAAATTCTTCCCAGAATTGTAGCATTGGAATAAATTATTACATCATCCTCAACAACAGGATGACGGGGGATTCCTTTGATCGGATTACCCTGGTCGTCTAAAGGGAAACTTTTAGCTCCAAGGGTCACTCCCTGGTAAATTTTGACCCGTTTCCCGATAATCGCTGTTTCACCGATGACAACGCCCGTTCCGTGGTCAATGGCAAAAAACTCATCAATCTTCGCGCCGGGGTGAATATCAATACCAGTTTCGGAGTGTGCCATTTCGGAGATGATACGGGGGATAAGCGGCACGTTCAGATTGTAAAGTTCGTGGGCGATGCGATGATTGGTCATGGCGCGAATGGTAGGATAACTGAAGATGACCTCTCCTTCACTGTTGGCAGCGGGATCTCCAAGATAAGCTGCCCTCACGTCCGTTGCTAACAGCCGGCGGATTTCAGGAAGTTTAGCTATCAATTGTGTTGACTTTTCCATGGCTTCATTTTCCCCACATTCATAGTCGAACTCCTGATCCTGCCGGCACGAAAAACATATTCCCCTGAAAACCTGGTCGCTCAACAGCCTGAAAGCTTCATCCACATTCACTCCCAGGTGATAGGAGTAGTTATTTCTGTTGAGGGATGAATGACCAAAATAACCTGGAAATAATATTTCCCTGAATTTATTCACCATCTCATTCAAAATAACAACCGAAGGCATACTGCGCCCATGCTGCGGCATGTACACCATTTTGTATGATTCGCTGAGTGAGAGCTTTTCAATAGCAGTTTTTATGATTTCA contains:
- a CDS encoding serine acetyltransferase, with translation MKEDKFHDEIIKTAIEKLSLSESYKMVYMPQHGRSMPSVVILNEMVNKFREILFPGYFGHSSLNRNNYSYHLGVNVDEAFRLLSDQVFRGICFSCRQDQEFDYECGENEAMEKSTQLIAKLPEIRRLLATDVRAAYLGDPAANSEGEVIFSYPTIRAMTNHRIAHELYNLNVPLIPRIISEMAHSETGIDIHPGAKIDEFFAIDHGTGVVIGETAIIGKRVKIYQGVTLGAKSFPLDDQGNPIKGIPRHPVVEDDVIIYSNATILGRISIGKGSVIGGNIWVTKDLPPYSRITQQKPLDQSFSNGGGI